In Meleagris gallopavo isolate NT-WF06-2002-E0010 breed Aviagen turkey brand Nicholas breeding stock chromosome 2, Turkey_5.1, whole genome shotgun sequence, the following are encoded in one genomic region:
- the LOC100546133 gene encoding inositol-trisphosphate 3-kinase B translates to MGKCPHGAGIQGIGDKSKSWRKIKNMVHWSPFVMSFKKKYPWIQLAGHAGSFKAAANGRILKKHCESEQRCLDRLMNDVLKPYVPAYHGDVMKDGERYNQMEDLLAEFDSPCVMDCKMGVRTYLEEELIKARKKPSLRKDMYQKMIEVDPDAPTEEENVLRAVTKPRYMQWRETISSTATLGFRIEGIKKEDGTVNRDFKKTRTKEQVTEAFREFTRGNRNVLNSYLNRLKGIRATLETSPFFKCHEVIGSSLLFIHDKKEQAKVWMIDFGKTTPLPEGQVLQHNVPWVEGNREDGYLWGLDNLIQILTDLSQSEDLH, encoded by the exons agCAAGTCATGGCGGAAGATCAAGAACATGGTGCACTGGTCCCCGTTTGTGATGTCCTTCAAGAAGAAGTACCCCTGGATCCAGCTTGCAGGACATGCAG GTAGTTTCAAGGCAGCAGCCAATGGCAGGATACTGAAGAAGCACTGTGAATCAGAGCAGCGCTGCCTTGACCGCCTGATGAACGATGTCCTGAAGCCCTATGTTCCTGCCTACCACGGGGATGTCATGAAGGACGGGGAGCGATACAACCAGATGGAAGATCTGCTAGCTGAATTTGACTCCCCCTGCGTTATGGACTGCAAGATGGGGGTCAG AACTTATTTGGAGGAGGAGCTGATAAAGGCCCGGAAGAAGCCAAGCCTGAGGAAGGACATGTACCAGAAGATGATCGAGGTGGACCCCGATGCTCCCACTGAAGAGGAGAACGTGCTGCGGGCAGTCACCAAGCCTCGCTACATGCAGTGGAGGGAGACCATTAGCTCCACTGCCACACTGGGCTTCAGGATTGAGGGGATAAAG AAAGAGGACGGCACTGTGAACCGGGACTTCAAGAAGACGCGGACAAAGGAACAGGTCACTGAGGCCTTCAGGGAGTTCACAAGGGGGAACCGCAACGTTCTG AATAGTTACCTGAACCGGTTGAAGGGGATCCGTGCCACCCTGGAGACATCTCCATTCTTCAAGTGCCACGAG GTAATAGGGAGCTCCCTCCTCTTCATTCACGACAAAAAGGAACAAGCCAAAGTCTGGATGATCGACTTTGGGAAAACCACCCCGCTGCCCGAGGGACAAGTTCTCCAGCACAATGTGCCCTGGGTGGAAGGGAACAGAGAGGATGGCTACCTCTGGGGGCTGGACAACCTCATCCAGATCCTGACAGACTTGTCCCAGAGCGAGGACTTGCATTAA